From Lytechinus pictus isolate F3 Inbred chromosome 6, Lp3.0, whole genome shotgun sequence, the proteins below share one genomic window:
- the LOC135154432 gene encoding uncharacterized protein LOC135154432: MLTALATNNALIAVCLSISGLGHCVVGISATIALSQLTSEQTFNLLFGFGMSGFGLGMVLLPLLAELLGEVYGWRVGLLILGCLMGHLIPCAVAIRLPVTGSRPVDQSAIYQELEHRGDSEESIANSCSNEEEEIAPLCPRGADYNQAAVGESSIYSSLVNGVEMESRENETSARQTLGKLRDSFYRSDFYRDPVFNFILLTSIMLGVVYCGWHSFLVPHAFQRGYSVRATILMTFCASVGNFLGRLLAGALSGRLANPVTLCLGATLLNALSILCDAFLQNYHVMIVTACTSAICIAGISVLSPLSVKKRASPESFDVAFAVNDLFFGLGTFFGGYLSGVVGGVFLSYDAIFKFLGGVQILAFVLMLPYAVFKKPTEL, encoded by the exons ATGCTAACAGCTTTGGCTACTAACAATGCTTTGATCGCCGTTTGTTTATCAATTTCTG GATTGGGACATTGCGTGGTCGGTATATCGGCAACAATCGCCTTAAGTCAACTGACAAGCGAGCAGACCTTCAACCTATTGTTCGGATTTGGCATGAGCGGGTTCGGCTTGGGTATGGTTCTTTTACCACTCCTAGCTGAGCTCTTGGGTGAAGTCTACGGCTGGAGAGTTGGCCTACTCATTCTTGGTTGCCTAATGGGTCACCTAATTCCTTGCGCAGTTGCAATAAGACTACCCGTAACCGGAAGTCGACCGGTGGACCAAAGCGCGATTTACCAAGAACTTGAGCATCGTGGAGATTCTGAGGAAAGTATAGCAAACAGCTGTTCAAACGAGGAAGAAGAAATCGCTCCATTATGCCCTAGAGGTGCAGACTACAATCAGGCAGCTGTTGGTGAATCTTCAATATACTCTTCATTAGTCAACGGAGTTGAGATGGAATCACGTGAAAATGAAACGAGTGCAAGGCAAACCCTTGGGAAATTACGTGATAGTTTTTACCGGTCTGATTTTTACAGGGACCctgtttttaattttatattacTTACTTCCATCATGTTGGGAGTCGTCTACTGCGGCTGGCATTCATTTCTGGTACCCCATGCATTCCAGAGAGGTTATTCAGTCCGTGCTACGATACTGATGACATTCTGTGCATCAGTAGGAAATTTTCTAGGAAGACTCTTGGCAGGCGCCCTCTCCGGTCGCCTCGCAAATCCAGTCACCCTGTGCCTCGGTGCTACGCTTTTGAATGCCCTTTCAATTTTGTGTGAtgcatttcttcaaaattaccaTGTGATGATCGTTACGGCGTGTACATCTGCTATATGTATTGCTGGAATATCTGTCCTTTCGCCTCTATCAGTGAAGAAGAGAGCATCACCTGAAAGCTTTGATGTTGCATTCGCAGTCAACGATCTATTTTTTGGCCTTGGTACCTTTTTCGGGGGCTACCTATCAG GTGTCGTTGGCGGAGTCTTCTTGTCATACGATGCAATATTCAAGTTTCTTGGTGGTGTACAAATCTTGGCCTTTGTTCTAATGCTACCATATGCTGTGTTTAAGAAACCAACCGAACTTTGA